The following nucleotide sequence is from Eremothecium cymbalariae DBVPG#7215 chromosome 6, complete sequence.
gtaCACCGGGCCGTATCCTAGATCATTTACAAAACACTAAGGTTATCAAGGAACAATTATCATACTCCCTCAGATATGTCATCTTGGATGAAGGTGACAAGTTAATGGAATTGggttttgaagaaacgCTAACCTCTATTTTGGACATCATCCACAACATACCATGCGAATCTTCGAAATTTCCTGTGCTGCCAACAAGAATTATGCATGTACTATGTAGTGCGACAAAGAAGGGCACAGTTGCTAAGTTAGGAAACATTGCGCTCAAAGACTACAAACTTATCAGCAGTGGCAGTAATTCTGCCGATATGAATACAGTACCAGACCAATTGCTTCAAAGGATTACAATTGTGCCACCAAAACTGAGACTTGTAACTCTATGTGGAGCCTTATCaaatttgacaaaaaaacaatcctCTAGTACTACTACTATGCGTACTATCGTCTTTTTATCGTGCTCAGATAGCGTAGATTTCCATTTTGATGTATTTTCAGCATACAATGACTACTATAGGAACCTGTTGGACGAAACAGTAAGATTACTGGCTAAAAGAAACACCGCGCTACCTTGCTTGTCCGCTGACCATGACCCAAACGTCATATTTTACAAACTCCACGGCTCTCTCTCCCAGAAAGTCCGCACCGCCACACTCAAACACTTCTCATCAGAGACAGACGCTACATCTGGCAAACATCTCATAATGTTCTGCACTGACGTCGCCTCAAGGGGGCTCGATCTACCTCATGTTAGCACCGTGGTCGAGATGGATCCTCCGTTCTCCGTAGAAGACCACTTACACAGGGTAGGCCGTACTGCCCGTGCTGGTGTCAATGGTGAGTCCCTGCTCTTCTTACTACctggagaagaagaaggttaCGTCGAATATATAAAACCATACCATCCACAGGGCTATCAGTTCTTAAAATTCGATAAGGACATCTTGAAACCCGCCTTCCAAGACTCAAACATACAGAAGTCCGACAACACTGTCCTATCAGATGTCCATGCCAGCTGGGACAACAATGCCACCACTTGGCACTTAAACGTCGAGCGTCGCATCCTCGAGAACCCCGACGCCAAGCAGCTAGCACACAACGGCTACACAAGTCATATAAGAGCATACGCTACCCATCTATCGAAAGAAAAGCTGGTTTTTAACATCAAATGTCTTCATCTCGGACATTTAGCAAAAGCATTTGCCCTCAGAGAGAGACCAAAAGCGATCTCATCTGCTCGCGCCAGTAACTCTCgaaataataataaaaataataataataataatgcatCATCGAATGATGCTGATTCCAAGACAAAAATGCTACGCATGGCAAGAATGGTagtaaaacaaaataacAATGAGTTCAACTACTAAATCCCCCagaaaaccaaaaagaGAATAATACTAAAACTTTCCACATTAAATTCCTATATACCGactactattattataaaaccTTGTATCTTGCTTTTTCTTAATAATCTAAGTGACCAATATTCCACCGATTTTCACTACATATTTGTAACTAGATAGCGGACCTTTCCTACACAGTGCAGTTGCTTTATCTCTTCAACTTGTTTTAAGCTGCTTGTGCTTTTTAGTCCGACCTCGGAAACCGTTGCACAAAATGATTCCTAGTTGACTACTCCAGAAGGGGAACATCAAATGGCTAGTTAAGAACACTCCATTCTTTTGTCAGCTGCAAAGATAGAGAGCTGAAGTCGGAATTGTTTTGATTTGATTTATCAAGTAACCGAATTGTACATATTTGCGATTTCTTTTCGTTGGGTAACGAATCATCAAGTAGTTCCCCGCTGAGGCACTCCAGTAAATGAGGATTTGTAGTATAAGAGATACGAATAATCTGGAGCGAAGAAAATGGATTCCTAAGACAATAGTGGTGCAACTCGCAAGAAGATGACAAAGAAGATTCCAGCGGAAGAAAAACTAAATAGGAAGCCTATTGCACGGGCTTGTGTGTTCTGTCACGAGAAGCATTTGCAGTGTGATGTGGGAAGACCCTGTCAAAACtgtttgaaaaggaatATCAGTGAATCATGCAGGGACAATGTTAGGAAGCCAAGGAAAGGACGTGCTAGGTGTTACAGCGGAGGTGTTCCCGGGGTGGTGGATGTGATGAAGGGTGAGGACGGCGGTGGGGTTGGTGGTGGGGGTCGCGTGCGAGTGATGGGGAAGAAGTTAGAGGGGGGTAGGATAACGGCAGGACGGAGGAGGGGTGATGGGCATATGGTTGGTGGTAATGTGAACAATAACCACGAGCATGTCATTGGGAGAAGAtatgttggtggtggtgcaATATCTTTGATACCTGATAATGAGGGGACTGCAAATCAGTTGGAGTCGGAGATTGTTGGGGCGAGTCCAAAGGGCAGCAGCGTGATGCAGAAGCCCAACGGGGTTTCCAAATCGAAAAATCAGGTTAAAACCTCACCGGATGCCTTGCTCAATGTTCGTAGCCTTGACTCATTTTTCAACCCTAACGTTGATACGATTATTAATGAAGCTTTGTTAACAGCAAATACGTATCCTACTAGTGCCACAAGCCTGGGCGCACAAGTCGACGAAGCTATAGCATCTCAAACTTCAGATGGACATGAAACAGACGATGTCAGTTTTGACAGTATATGGGCTTCTAATGAATATATGATGCTAAATGAGATGCTAAGCACCCCTTACATGTCCCGATATGATTCTAGGACAAATCTCTCCTCAATAGTTGAGACAGAAAGAGATGTGATGTCCAAGGTTGATGATTCTTTTATTAACAGCCTAGATCCCTCTAAGCAAGTAAACCCAAACGAATTGATGGCTGATCAGACACCTTTATTCAGAACTATTTCTAGACCTCATATCTCATTAGATATTGCAGCATTAGCACCTTCATACCAGAATGATAGCTGTTCAGCCCTTCCTCCCAGTGTAGAAACCAATTTACCATCAGACGAAATACCTTTGAGTGTTAATGATTCTGAATATTTTACTCCATATAAATTTCGGCAGTTAGTAAAGACTCCAGAAGATCTTTACCAATACCGCGACAAAATAATGCCTCATAATTACCGTCAGGCCTACCGGGAGCTGCTGATAATACTTCGTCAGCGATTTTTAGAATCCGAGGACGAGTTAACTAAGGTCGAGGGACCTAAACAATTGCATGCAATCGCGCAGTCGATCAAGCTTTATTATGCGCCAATATTTGTTACGTTGACATCTAACTTAATCGAAAGCGATTTGAAAATTCAAGAGTTTATTTTACAGCGTACACTACTGGAATATGAGAATATGTCCAAGATGGTCAACTGTATTCCTATGTGTATATGGAGACGTTCAGGTGAGATTTCGTATGTCAGTAATGAATTTCTGTCTCTCACTGGGTTTTCCCGGCAAGAGATGCTTTTAAAGAGAAGATTCATCCTAGAATTCTTTGACAATTGTAGTATTGTGGAGTATTTTCTACTTTTTAACGAGTATTTGGCATTTGCGTCGAAGGAGGGATTTTCAGGGACATCTGACGGCCAGGCGGTATTTAGTGAATGTAACCTGCTCTTAGCAAATGacaactttttaaaatgtGCCTGTATTTGGACAGTTAAACGAGATAGTTTTAATATACCAATGTTAATAATGGGTCAGTTCCTACCGATATTTGATGCAGATCAAAATTGAACCTTTCTCAGAGCTATAAAAGAACATTTGCAgttaatttattttaagTGACATGaactctttttttttcagttaTCTTGAATGTTGTTGTAAGACGTTATTAATTTATACGCGTTTCATAAAACAGCTAAAATAGCCTCCTCCAATGAAGTGTCTTGAGTATCGCCAATCTGTACACGGTTTGGTACATTCTTTGAGAGGAGGTTTGCAGGTTCCTCCTGTGTTTCGTTTATTGTAGCGGTGGGAGATTTCCCTATGTATATTGGCTTTTTGAATTGACTTTGATGCCTCTCATAATTCCAAACTTCCGTCATCAGTTTACTAGTATGCGTTGCTTTCTCTTCGttaatcttcttctttagcTCTTTCATCTCTTTCATCTCTTTCaaatcttcctcatcagaAATCCATTCAAGTTCGTCATCAGAGGATAGATTCACAACCTTAGATTCTTTGGCAACCTCTTTTAAATATGCTTTCCCATCATTACCAACTGTCAAGTCTAGAACTACTTTACCTCTTCCAGTACGCGCcttttcaagttcttcccatctttttaaattgcgctgttgttttttcaaaatcatagCTTTCTCATGGACTGATCCCCAAATTCCAGCATCATTGCTCATGCTGAAATCACTTGCATTATCTATAATTGTCATTCTTTCAGCACCAGTGTCTTGAAAATGGAGAAGTTTTTCCAATCTTTGTTGTGCAGCGAATAActcctcatcaacttcaCTTTGTGCTACAGCTGTTTTATCCTGAGCTATGTTACCATTGGAATCATTGCCTAGTACTTGTATGCGCTTGCGTTCACGCTCCTTTTCCCTTTCCAGATGATCAAACAGTTTCTCTTGTTCACGGAATAAATTCCTACCCTTTTCATTATTCAGTTTGAATACtttctccttcttttttggtATCTTAGAAGTTgacttctttgaatttaattcCTCCCTTTCACCCTCTAATAATTCTATAATCTTCAGACGCTCATTCATGGGAATTAGATCCTCTCCACAGAATGTACAATTGTTCAGGTGTATTCCTTCTTTACAACATATGATTTTCCCGCAATTTAAACAATTAGGAgctattttgaaaagtggATGTAATCTTGCTTGACAATTACAACTATATGAATCCAAAGAACCACCATCTGAAGCCTGAAGCTCTAATGTGTGTAATGCATCCTCTATTTCTTGCAGACTTTGGAGTTTGGAAGTCAGTTTCTTTGGCTTATTTGCTACCTTGTTCGTCCtatctgttgatgaagaggCTGAAGTAGATCCTACCCCAGTAACAATAGCGTTGTTTTCAGATGGAGGGTTTGGTGGCGATTTGTGGTATGCCCTTTTGgcttgttgttgttctgTACTTATCATACCTTTACCCGTATCGTTCCTAGATGAGCTATCTGCTGTCAAagataatttttcaataaattgTAATACGAACTCAAAAGATGAGTCCTTATGGCCCATAATGTTTAAAAAATCCTCTGCGATTCTGTCTGAATCACCATTGGACTGGCTTATAATGCTAATACATAGTTCTTTGATTGATTCAGCATCCAACGGCAGAATCCTCGGGATTGATTTTAGTCCAAAGTCAATAGCTTGGTTTTTTGTCatatatcttcaatattaagAGTAGAATCCTATGCCTTGTAATGAACCCACAAACAGTATTCAGTTTAACTATAGTCATCTATCTATCCTTCTATAGAGTAGTATAAAACCTCGAACCCTAATGCATTAAAAGCATTATCGCCAAATCCGGGTAACAccagaatttgaagaactatAAATTCTCGAGGctttgaaaatttttattcCATCCTCGCAGTGCTTTTATCCTAGAATTTGTTCTTAGAAAACCAATCATCAGTAGTGGTTAATACTATCTAAAGATAATATTAATTACAATTTCTAGAAACCTAAGTTTCCATTATCTCAGTCCTCATGGTCCTCTGGTTCAAGATTCTATCCTGGAGTGTTGTTCCGTTCAGGGCTTGGTTAATACTGGGATTTGAGTAATGGTTACAGTTTTTTAACCCATAGCTGAACGGATTTTGACTGGCCCCAAACAAGCTAGCTACAATTTCCGTTTCGTTTCCGGTTTCTTAGATTATTATCTGTTATGAGAGGGTCTGGAAGTCAGTCGGTTGTTAAAACCTAAACGGTTCAGAAGACGCATGTTATCCATTGTGCTACTTAACTGTCGCTTATGTTGGGTATCCGTTGTGCCCCCTCTCATGTCAGGACATCTCATTTCCATATCCTTGATATGGTGTGATATTTAGCTAGTCAACAAGTCTAGTAGTTAAAAACTCAGAAGCGTTTATGAATTGTCTTATTTACGTATTTACATGAGATGTCGCCTTTGGAACAACAGCGATGCATAGGCTTTGCTTACCTTATACATGGGCTGCTGCTGGGATGTGAATGGGCATAATTACTGCGGCCCAGCCTCCTGCTTTCCATGGGCTTTATCTTGTTCCGCTAATTCCCACTTTAAACGTTCGGCAGCTCTGTAAATTTTGCTTTGTAGGTAGAAGGACCCGCCTTTGTCTTGGTCATTGACATCAAAAAGGTACTTGAATCTTTGTTCTATCTTTTCTAAACTCATACTTTTTTCCTCATTTTCAATGTTTAAAATCTTACAACTCTCATCCAGGGTGATTCCACCATATTCAATATTGGAAGTGCCTGTTTGTGATCTTGCTGTTGTACTTGCACCTTGCTTCGCCATTTGTGTAGCTGCCTGCTTGTAGGCCTCCGTGAAAGCCCTTCCAAAAACACGGGCACCTGTAAATATAACCTGAACCAAAATTCTGTGAGCCATGTTGAGATGAAGTGGTTTATTACCTGAATGCTAAGATCTAAAGCTCTTTGTAAAACCATCCGGTTCAATTATTTGCGCAGTGATAGTTAATATTAACTGAAAACTCTtcagaaatcaaaaaaatcattgAGTCATTTTTA
It contains:
- the PAM16 gene encoding import motor complex subunit PAM16 (similar to Ashbya gossypii AFR078W), producing MAHRILVQVIFTGARVFGRAFTEAYKQAATQMAKQGASTTARSQTGTSNIEYGGITLDESCKILNIENEEKSMSLEKIEQRFKYLFDVNDQDKGGSFYLQSKIYRAAERLKWELAEQDKAHGKQEAGPQ
- the GSM1 gene encoding Gsm1p (similar to Ashbya gossypii AFR081C), with translation MTKKIPAEEKLNRKPIARACVFCHEKHLQCDVGRPCQNCLKRNISESCRDNVRKPRKGRARCYSGGVPGVVDVMKGEDGGGVGGGGRVRVMGKKLEGGRITAGRRRGDGHMVGGNVNNNHEHVIGRRYVGGGAISLIPDNEGTANQLESEIVGASPKGSSVMQKPNGVSKSKNQVKTSPDALLNVRSLDSFFNPNVDTIINEALLTANTYPTSATSLGAQVDEAIASQTSDGHETDDVSFDSIWASNEYMMLNEMLSTPYMSRYDSRTNLSSIVETERDVMSKVDDSFINSLDPSKQVNPNELMADQTPLFRTISRPHISLDIAALAPSYQNDSCSALPPSVETNLPSDEIPLSVNDSEYFTPYKFRQLVKTPEDLYQYRDKIMPHNYRQAYRELLIILRQRFLESEDELTKVEGPKQLHAIAQSIKLYYAPIFVTLTSNLIESDLKIQEFILQRTLLEYENMSKMVNCIPMCIWRRSGEISYVSNEFLSLTGFSRQEMLLKRRFILEFFDNCSIVEYFLLFNEYLAFASKEGFSGTSDGQAVFSECNLLLANDNFLKCACIWTVKRDSFNIPMLIMGQFLPIFDADQN
- the RQT4 gene encoding Rqt4p (similar to Ashbya gossypii AFR080W), encoding MTKNQAIDFGLKSIPRILPLDAESIKELCISIISQSNGDSDRIAEDFLNIMGHKDSSFEFVLQFIEKLSLTADSSSRNDTGKGMISTEQQQAKRAYHKSPPNPPSENNAIVTGVGSTSASSSTDRTNKVANKPKKLTSKLQSLQEIEDALHTLELQASDGGSLDSYSCNCQARLHPLFKIAPNCLNCGKIICCKEGIHLNNCTFCGEDLIPMNERLKIIELLEGEREELNSKKSTSKIPKKKEKVFKLNNEKGRNLFREQEKLFDHLEREKERERKRIQVLGNDSNGNIAQDKTAVAQSEVDEELFAAQQRLEKLLHFQDTGAERMTIIDNASDFSMSNDAGIWGSVHEKAMILKKQQRNLKRWEELEKARTGRGKVVLDLTVGNDGKAYLKEVAKESKVVNLSSDDELEWISDEEDLKEMKEMKELKKKINEEKATHTSKLMTEVWNYERHQSQFKKPIYIGKSPTATINETQEEPANLLSKNVPNRVQIGDTQDTSLEEAILAVL
- the DBP7 gene encoding putative ATP-dependent RNA helicase (similar to Ashbya gossypii AFR082C), translated to MSDDDGMMLVNFTTGDNGGYSKPARQVKVIGGKWKDRRKLKMRLEGKSHVVKRSLHDDQETSSSVDGGGSADKEHQAKRPTRREHTINAVDSAPVPAHNNSTRSGPIQINSQRVSSLFTSNREITTSFDTSEQVAESEVTPSNAPLLLDSFESLGITSPLVSHLSEKMHVSKPTRIQKLAIPNFLVCRNDLFIHAQTGSGKTLAFLLPIFQKILSMEEQIDRHSGCFAMIIAPTRELASQIYNVASTLAGCCHYLVPCLLVGGERKKSEKARLRKGANFIIGTPGRILDHLQNTKVIKEQLSYSLRYVILDEGDKLMELGFEETLTSILDIIHNIPCESSKFPVLPTRIMHVLCSATKKGTVAKLGNIALKDYKLISSGSNSADMNTVPDQLLQRITIVPPKLRLVTLCGALSNLTKKQSSSTTTMRTIVFLSCSDSVDFHFDVFSAYNDYYRNLLDETVRLLAKRNTALPCLSADHDPNVIFYKLHGSLSQKVRTATLKHFSSETDATSGKHLIMFCTDVASRGLDLPHVSTVVEMDPPFSVEDHLHRVGRTARAGVNGESLLFLLPGEEEGYVEYIKPYHPQGYQFLKFDKDILKPAFQDSNIQKSDNTVLSDVHASWDNNATTWHLNVERRILENPDAKQLAHNGYTSHIRAYATHLSKEKLVFNIKCLHLGHLAKAFALRERPKAISSARASNSRNNNKNNNNNNASSNDADSKTKMLRMARMVVKQNNNEFNY